Proteins co-encoded in one Nicotiana sylvestris chromosome 7, ASM39365v2, whole genome shotgun sequence genomic window:
- the LOC104249770 gene encoding uncharacterized protein encodes MVKETCINIHLSPSEKEEYVRFLKEFEDIFSWSYDDMTGVRTFIVAHKLPTNPTCPSVKQKIRKFKSDMSLKIKEEATKQIKSKVLRVVKYLTWLASIVPVTKKDGKVRSAGAIYMRSITTIFHDMMHKEIEVYVDDVIIKSKKSTYHIVDLNKFFDRLQRMLRKDVATSYTEECQKAFDKIKEYLSKPPVLVPLKLERPLLIYLSILDRAFGCVLGQHDETGRNEQTIYYLSKKFTPYEPCSEDKILFLCIHYISHIKDGYTKIHLFEAHAYRYLLLEKISPRHMMVRKCSDGAANFKGLGIKAVLVSVTGQHYPVSAKLKFLCTNNMVKYEACILGLRLAIDMNVQKLLVIGDSDLLVHRVLEEWATKNTKIFPYLYCVQELIKRFTKVEFKHVPRVQNEFADALATLSSMIQHPDKNFIDLIPIGIHKQPTYCAHVVEESDGNPWFHDIKEYLAKAYTRMKKREKKKDKFFTHI; translated from the exons ATGGTCAAGGAAACATGCATaaacattcacttgtcaccatcagagaaggaagagtatgtCAGATTCCTAAAAGAATTTGAAGATATCTTTTCATGGTCCTACGACGATATGACTGGTGTGAGAACATTTATAGTAGCTCACAAGCTACCCACTAATCCCACGTGTCCATCGGTAAAACAAAAGATTAGAAAGTTCAAGTCAGATATGAGTTTGAAGATAAAAGAGGAAGCTACTAAGCAAATCAAATCCAAGGTTCTCCGAGTGGTCAAATATCTGACTTGGTTGGCCAGCATTGTGCCAGTtacaaagaaagatgggaaagttaga aGTGCTGGAGCCATCTACATGAGATCCAtcacaaccatcttccatgatatgatgcacaaggaaatagaggtgtacgtggatgatgttatcatcaaatccaaaaagAGTACATATCATATAGTAGACTTGAATAAATTCTTTGATAGGCTTCAAAG gatgctgaggaaagatgttgCAACAAGCTATACTGAAGAATGCCagaaggccttcgacaaaatcaaggagtacttatctAAACCACCTGTTCTGGTCCCACTGAAACTAGAAAGACCTCTACTGATTTATTTGTCCATATTGGATAGGGCTTTTGgttgtgttttaggacaacatgatgagactggGAGAAATGAGCAGACAATATAttatctgagcaagaaattcacaccttacgaaCCCTG CTCAGAAGATAAGATATTATTTCTGTgcatacactacatatctcatatcaaggatggatacACTAAAATACATCTTTTCGAAGCCCATGCCTACAG GTATCTCTTGTTGGAGAAGATATCACCAAGGCATATGATGGTTAGAAAATGTtctgatggagctgcaaacttcaaaggattGGGTATCAAAGCTGTTTTAGTATCAGTAACCGGCCAACACTATCCAGTATCTGCAAAACTCAAGTTTttatgcaccaacaatatggtaaAATATGAGGCCTGTATCTTGGGACTCAggttggccattgacatgaatgttcagAAGTTGTTAGTAATTGGAGATTCCGACCTTTTGGTGCACCGGGTTTTAGAAGAATGGGCTACAAAGAATACCAAAATATTTCCATATTTGTACTGTGTACAAGAGCTGATCAAGAGGTTCACGAAggtagaattcaaacatgttccgagGGTTCAGAACGAGTTtgcagatgcattggccactttatcttctatgatacaacacccagacaagaacttcatcgATCTTATCCCAATAGGAATTCATAAGCAACcaacttattgtgctcatgttgtaGAAGAGAGTGATGGAAATccgtggttccatgacatcaaggaatatttggcaaaggcATATACCAGGATGAagaaaagggagaagaaaaaagataaattCTTCACTCACATATAG